The Tubulanus polymorphus chromosome 1, tnTubPoly1.2, whole genome shotgun sequence genome contains a region encoding:
- the LOC141909270 gene encoding uncharacterized protein LOC141909270 isoform X3: MGEKLPLVPHNGKRAGISCFVAMVFVVGEMAGSGVLAMPYAISSTGYAGFVLMVIFGVIAGGTGVLLGKSWDILQERYDEYNQHTRAPFASIGFRAYGKPGKMVVSITNDFTMFGAGVVFIILASQLIQSLLSHLNVDFTVCLWMALVAAFLTPLTWLGTPKDMWPVAIIATLSTAIACVIITVNIILIEPKIPKEQKKPIEVLPFMMAFGTLAFTFAGTPAFPTIQHDMKEPKKFGRSLIAAFTVLLAIYSPVAYSAYFILGDRVKDNILIDLNEFYPGPMVYTVQILIVVHLIFAFVIVTNPLYQEIEDALGIPLRINWKRVALRTAMVASILFVAETIPRFGVVLSLLGGSAISVQIFVFPTLFYMKLCSQTQGMITNTDRPWPVRSICQPLRVLLWSVLLVGILCGICATYAAIDAIVAPNSFVLPCYVNSNITSI, translated from the exons ATGGGGGAAAAGTTGCCTTTAGTTCCCCACAATGGAAAACGTGCTGGAATATCATGTTTCGTGGCAATGGTTTTTGTGGTTGGGGAGATGGCAGGAAGTGGTGTACTGGCTATGCCATACGCTATAAGCAGCACAG GTTATGCTGGATTCGTATTAATGGTTATATTTGGTGTAATAGCTGGGGGTACCGGAGTTTTATTAGGTAAAAGTTGGGATATCTTACAAGAACGTTACGACGAATATAATCAACATACGAGGGCCCCGTTTGCATCCATCGGATTTAGAGCCTATGGCAAACCCGGAAA AATGGTTGTATCCATCACGAACGACTTCACAATGTTCGGAGCAGGTGTAGTCTTCATTATTTTGGCCTCACAACTAATTCAAAGTTTGTTGAGTCATTTGAATGTGGATTTTACCGTGTGTTTGTGGATGGCTTTGGTTGCCGCATTTCTAACACCGTTAACATGGCTTGGTACACCAAAGGACATGTG GCCTGTAGCGATTATAGCGACGTTGAGTACGGCAATTGCCTGTGTAATCATCACTGTCAATATAATTCTGATCGAACCGAAAATTCCGAAAGAACAGAAGAAACCAATCGAAGTTTTACCATTCATGATGGCATTTGGCACACTCGCTTTCACATTCGCCGGTACTCCTGCTTTCCCGACAATACAGCACGACATGAAAGAACCGAAGAAATTTGGCCGATCTCTCATAGCTGCTTTCACGG TGTTATTAGCCATCTATTCACCAGTAGCGTATTCGGCGTATTTCATTCTCGGGGATCGAGTAAAAGATAACATCTTGAtagatttgaatgaattttaccCGGGACCGATGGTCTATACGGTTCAGATTCTGATCGTCGTGCATCTTATATTCGCTTTTGTCATCGTTACAAATCCGCTTTATCAAGAAATCGAGGACGCTCTTGGAATACCACTCA gAATCAACTGGAAACGAGTTGCTTTACGCACAGCTATGGTTGCATCTATATTATTCGTGGCCGAAACCATACCTAg GTTTGGAGTAGTTTTGTCTCTTCTTGGAGGATCTGCTATATCAGTGCAGATATTCGTGTTCCCGACGCTATTCTATATGAAACTCTGCAGCCAAACTCAAGGCATGATTACCAATACCGACAGACCATGGCCAGTCAG atcaATTTGTCAACCGCTCCGTGTGTTACTGTGGTCAGTTCTGTTAGTTGGAATATTATGTGGCATTTGTGCGACATACGCCGCAATAGACGCTATAGTCGCCCCGAATTCGTTCGTTTTACCCTGTTATGTAAACTCTAACATCACAAGTATTTAG
- the LOC141909270 gene encoding uncharacterized protein LOC141909270 isoform X1: MVSIGSTLPTIETIDEMGEKLPLVPHNGKRAGISCFVAMVFVVGEMAGSGVLAMPYAISSTGYAGFVLMVIFGVIAGGTGVLLGKSWDILQERYDEYNQHTRAPFASIGFRAYGKPGKMVVSITNDFTMFGAGVVFIILASQLIQSLLSHLNVDFTVCLWMALVAAFLTPLTWLGTPKDMWPVAIIATLSTAIACVIITVNIILIEPKIPKEQKKPIEVLPFMMAFGTLAFTFAGTPAFPTIQHDMKEPKKFGRSLIAAFTVLLAIYSPVAYSAYFILGDRVKDNILIDLNEFYPGPMVYTVQILIVVHLIFAFVIVTNPLYQEIEDALGIPLRINWKRVALRTAMVASILFVAETIPRFGVVLSLLGGSAISVQIFVFPTLFYMKLCSQTQGMITNTDRPWPVRSICQPLRVLLWSVLLVGILCGICATYAAIDAIVAPNSFVLPCYVNSNITSI, translated from the exons ATGGTGTCCATAGGCTCCACATTGCCGACTATCGAAACCATCGATGAAATGGGGGAAAAGTTGCCTTTAGTTCCCCACAATGGAAAACGTGCTGGAATATCATGTTTCGTGGCAATGGTTTTTGTGGTTGGGGAGATGGCAGGAAGTGGTGTACTGGCTATGCCATACGCTATAAGCAGCACAG GTTATGCTGGATTCGTATTAATGGTTATATTTGGTGTAATAGCTGGGGGTACCGGAGTTTTATTAGGTAAAAGTTGGGATATCTTACAAGAACGTTACGACGAATATAATCAACATACGAGGGCCCCGTTTGCATCCATCGGATTTAGAGCCTATGGCAAACCCGGAAA AATGGTTGTATCCATCACGAACGACTTCACAATGTTCGGAGCAGGTGTAGTCTTCATTATTTTGGCCTCACAACTAATTCAAAGTTTGTTGAGTCATTTGAATGTGGATTTTACCGTGTGTTTGTGGATGGCTTTGGTTGCCGCATTTCTAACACCGTTAACATGGCTTGGTACACCAAAGGACATGTG GCCTGTAGCGATTATAGCGACGTTGAGTACGGCAATTGCCTGTGTAATCATCACTGTCAATATAATTCTGATCGAACCGAAAATTCCGAAAGAACAGAAGAAACCAATCGAAGTTTTACCATTCATGATGGCATTTGGCACACTCGCTTTCACATTCGCCGGTACTCCTGCTTTCCCGACAATACAGCACGACATGAAAGAACCGAAGAAATTTGGCCGATCTCTCATAGCTGCTTTCACGG TGTTATTAGCCATCTATTCACCAGTAGCGTATTCGGCGTATTTCATTCTCGGGGATCGAGTAAAAGATAACATCTTGAtagatttgaatgaattttaccCGGGACCGATGGTCTATACGGTTCAGATTCTGATCGTCGTGCATCTTATATTCGCTTTTGTCATCGTTACAAATCCGCTTTATCAAGAAATCGAGGACGCTCTTGGAATACCACTCA gAATCAACTGGAAACGAGTTGCTTTACGCACAGCTATGGTTGCATCTATATTATTCGTGGCCGAAACCATACCTAg GTTTGGAGTAGTTTTGTCTCTTCTTGGAGGATCTGCTATATCAGTGCAGATATTCGTGTTCCCGACGCTATTCTATATGAAACTCTGCAGCCAAACTCAAGGCATGATTACCAATACCGACAGACCATGGCCAGTCAG atcaATTTGTCAACCGCTCCGTGTGTTACTGTGGTCAGTTCTGTTAGTTGGAATATTATGTGGCATTTGTGCGACATACGCCGCAATAGACGCTATAGTCGCCCCGAATTCGTTCGTTTTACCCTGTTATGTAAACTCTAACATCACAAGTATTTAG
- the LOC141909270 gene encoding uncharacterized protein LOC141909270 isoform X2, whose protein sequence is MCSTLPTIETIDEMGEKLPLVPHNGKRAGISCFVAMVFVVGEMAGSGVLAMPYAISSTGYAGFVLMVIFGVIAGGTGVLLGKSWDILQERYDEYNQHTRAPFASIGFRAYGKPGKMVVSITNDFTMFGAGVVFIILASQLIQSLLSHLNVDFTVCLWMALVAAFLTPLTWLGTPKDMWPVAIIATLSTAIACVIITVNIILIEPKIPKEQKKPIEVLPFMMAFGTLAFTFAGTPAFPTIQHDMKEPKKFGRSLIAAFTVLLAIYSPVAYSAYFILGDRVKDNILIDLNEFYPGPMVYTVQILIVVHLIFAFVIVTNPLYQEIEDALGIPLRINWKRVALRTAMVASILFVAETIPRFGVVLSLLGGSAISVQIFVFPTLFYMKLCSQTQGMITNTDRPWPVRSICQPLRVLLWSVLLVGILCGICATYAAIDAIVAPNSFVLPCYVNSNITSI, encoded by the exons ATGT GCTCCACATTGCCGACTATCGAAACCATCGATGAAATGGGGGAAAAGTTGCCTTTAGTTCCCCACAATGGAAAACGTGCTGGAATATCATGTTTCGTGGCAATGGTTTTTGTGGTTGGGGAGATGGCAGGAAGTGGTGTACTGGCTATGCCATACGCTATAAGCAGCACAG GTTATGCTGGATTCGTATTAATGGTTATATTTGGTGTAATAGCTGGGGGTACCGGAGTTTTATTAGGTAAAAGTTGGGATATCTTACAAGAACGTTACGACGAATATAATCAACATACGAGGGCCCCGTTTGCATCCATCGGATTTAGAGCCTATGGCAAACCCGGAAA AATGGTTGTATCCATCACGAACGACTTCACAATGTTCGGAGCAGGTGTAGTCTTCATTATTTTGGCCTCACAACTAATTCAAAGTTTGTTGAGTCATTTGAATGTGGATTTTACCGTGTGTTTGTGGATGGCTTTGGTTGCCGCATTTCTAACACCGTTAACATGGCTTGGTACACCAAAGGACATGTG GCCTGTAGCGATTATAGCGACGTTGAGTACGGCAATTGCCTGTGTAATCATCACTGTCAATATAATTCTGATCGAACCGAAAATTCCGAAAGAACAGAAGAAACCAATCGAAGTTTTACCATTCATGATGGCATTTGGCACACTCGCTTTCACATTCGCCGGTACTCCTGCTTTCCCGACAATACAGCACGACATGAAAGAACCGAAGAAATTTGGCCGATCTCTCATAGCTGCTTTCACGG TGTTATTAGCCATCTATTCACCAGTAGCGTATTCGGCGTATTTCATTCTCGGGGATCGAGTAAAAGATAACATCTTGAtagatttgaatgaattttaccCGGGACCGATGGTCTATACGGTTCAGATTCTGATCGTCGTGCATCTTATATTCGCTTTTGTCATCGTTACAAATCCGCTTTATCAAGAAATCGAGGACGCTCTTGGAATACCACTCA gAATCAACTGGAAACGAGTTGCTTTACGCACAGCTATGGTTGCATCTATATTATTCGTGGCCGAAACCATACCTAg GTTTGGAGTAGTTTTGTCTCTTCTTGGAGGATCTGCTATATCAGTGCAGATATTCGTGTTCCCGACGCTATTCTATATGAAACTCTGCAGCCAAACTCAAGGCATGATTACCAATACCGACAGACCATGGCCAGTCAG atcaATTTGTCAACCGCTCCGTGTGTTACTGTGGTCAGTTCTGTTAGTTGGAATATTATGTGGCATTTGTGCGACATACGCCGCAATAGACGCTATAGTCGCCCCGAATTCGTTCGTTTTACCCTGTTATGTAAACTCTAACATCACAAGTATTTAG